A DNA window from Ostrea edulis chromosome 5, xbOstEdul1.1, whole genome shotgun sequence contains the following coding sequences:
- the LOC125652072 gene encoding microtubule-associated protein 10-like, producing MDKESLFSLEVVVEKLYIPHTECRFPSVVFRLLDFPNILIEHVEEDLARNIKFQILRDPYFKVPNQFAELKDKHGNFMIRKGKSCLFKVSPETLKIHLSNTPLYIMVVDGFEKVPKLIGNSTLPLDDVMNQIVDDIKRNGNTVPSVHGDKGLFKIYSLMGKDIGYVVLGFRLLSLGPGLIPHIPDSAIAKRESNIIAVKPTTETVMKSPKEAFAKEKIKSLTETQEMGSMTEPEKQDVMLQTLDMIDKEIHVAISEPKVESKSDDKRKFQTMSTQTQKSKAYSKRKSRAANALDIEIDSDDDEVIFTNIVQPPAMFYNSENEPTIKIHRQYLYDDDESSLYSDELHLEDISDDEKSKFKKEPNHPNKTNQVHPPNKTSQVKHVEGKHIVKEIPASGQTDVEFWQDYGKRMPNGPLFPILNALLKELSRLQNPQFVQQTTQNVQTATQHAQQIVNRIGVEKKTVQPEKEKIPAPKSQPVTKVFKSQISRENIQPVETKLEKQRNNLSKKESTDVTAKQSRGWIRKAPETSMKKSKLSYGLTNTQRLRLAKTNPKWLKNIEKEEAETKTAKEKVTLKPTIEEDFPTADMSDTLTEVRRLAQKNLNAEDTLAQSDLSTLRSTGKLKSTRKTQNVSPRRKRSKSPKQKGNQKRMQKKSAEHGGKRIESPAHVDDEGSESNDSQSIPSQKSIEVRIPSVQFQYESDYTVNESDNTKEEKCPQSLFPGFTGHNASLPESIDGNMNDSLNDRENDLDSPLESTRNDKPLEHLRKAGSGIRSTDDFDTGTQFQSTEEPELQRLMSSGEEVSDVLSSNLTDQSKSKSPGPYYNESANSKFAVLNPKSSLQSPIPALRRSQAKMERSAPMSPSRTPRSPSPGLTNSSKFPTPRPRKLARERRMDFKQESIHTESVSSYFPSDGDEAGTDDDAPSRLSTPDINVKRYNIPSTKLGYTIY from the coding sequence ATGGATAAAGAATCTTTGTTTTCCTTGGAAGTTgtggttgaaaaattatatattccTCACACGGAATGTCGTTTTCCATCGGTTGTATTCAGACTGTTGGATTTTCCCAATATTCTCATTGAGCATGTTGAAGAAGATTTAGCCAGAAACATTAAGTTCCAAATATTAAGAGATCCTTACTTCAAAGTTCCGAATCAGTTCGCAGAACTCAAAGATAAACATGGCAACTTCATGATTAGAAAGGGAAAATCTTGTTTATTCAAAGTTTCGccagaaactttgaaaatccATTTAAGTAATACACCTTTGTACATTATGGTTGTGGACGGCTTTGAGAAGGTGCCCAAGTTAATAGGTAACAGCACTTTACCTCTGGATGATGTTATGAACCAAATAGTTGATGACATTAAACGCAATGGAAACACAGTTCCATCTGTTCATGGCGACAAGGGATTGTTCAAAATCTACAGTTTAATGGGAAAGGACATCGGGTACGTGGTTCTGGGTTTTAGACTCTTGAGCCTTGGACCAGGACTGATACCACACATACCTGATTCTGCAATTGCTAAACGAGAAAGCAATATAATTGCTGTGAAACCTACGACTGAGACTGTGATGAAATCACCAAAAGAAGCTTTTGCAAAAGAAAAAATCAAAAGTCTTACCGAAACACAAGAAATGGGATCCATGACAGAGCCAGAGAAACAGGATGTTATGTTGCAAACATTGGATATGATTgataaagaaatacatgtagcaatatcaGAACCAAAGGTAGAATCAAAATCAGATGATAAAAGGAAATTTCAAACCATGTCAACTCAAACTCAAAAAAGCAAGGCTTACAGCAAGCGAAAAAGTCGAGCAGCAAATGCTCTAGATATTGAAATTGACAGTGATGATGATGAAGTCATATTTACCAATATCGTTCAACCACCAGCTATGTTTTACAATAGTGAAAATGAACCTACCATAAAAATTCACAGACAATATCTGTATGATGATGATGAATCCAGTCTTTATTCTGATGAGTTACATTTAGAAGACATATCAGATGATGAGaagagtaaatttaaaaaagaaccTAACCATCCGAACAAAACAAATCAAGTCCACCCCCCCAACAAAACAAGTCAAGTGAAACATGTAGAGGGAAAACATATAGTGAAGGAAATCCCAGCAAGTGGTCAGACCGATGTAGAATTTTGGCAGGATTATGGAAAGAGAATGCCAAATGGACCACTCTTTCCAATATTAAATGCTTTGCTTAAAGAACTATCTAGGTTACAGAATCCCCAGTTTGTACAACAAACAACGCAAAATGTTCAGACAGCAACTCAACACGCTCAGCAAATAGTCAATAGAATAGGTGTTGAAAAGAAGACAGTGCAGCCAGAAAAAGAGAAAATTCCAGCCCCAAAGTCACAACCTGTGACAAAAGTGTTCAAATCACAGATAAGCAGAGAAAACATTCAGCCAGTTGAAACCAAACTTGAGAAACAGAGGAACAATTTGTCAAAGAAGGAAAGCACTGATGTCACAGCTAAACAGTCACGTGGATGGATAAGAAAAGCACCTGAAACAAGTATGAAAAAATCTAAACTTTCATATGGACTAACAAATACACAACGCTTAAGGCTAGCCAAGACAAATCCAAAATGGTTGAAAAATATCGAAAAGGAAGAGGCAGAAACAAAAACTGCAAAAGAAAAGGTAACTTTGAAGCCAACTATTGAAGAGGATTTCCCCACTGCAGACATGTCCGATACCCTTACAGAGGTTAGACGTCTTGCACAGAAAAATTTGAATGCTGAAGACACTCTAGCTCAAAGTGATCTCTCCACATTGAGATCAACTGGAAAACTGAAATCTACCAGAAAAACACAGAACGTGAGCCCAAGGAGAAAGAGAAGCAAGTCTCCAAAACAAAAGGGCAACCAAAAACGTATGCAGAAAAAGTCAGCAGAACATGGAGGCAAGCGCATTGAATCACCAGCACATGTTGATGATGAGGGATCAGAATCAAATGATTCACAAAGCATACCAAGTCAGAAAAGCATCGAAGTGAGGATTCCAAGTGTCCAATTTCAGTATGAAAGTGACTATACTGTGAATGAAAGTGATAATACTAAAGAAGAAAAATGTCCACAGAGTCTGTTTCCGGGATTTACAGGCCATAATGCATCACTCCCAGAATCAATAGATGGAAATATGAATGACTCTTTGAATGACAGAGAAAACGATTTGGATTCTCCTTTAGAATCCACCAGAAATGATAAACCTCTTGAACACCTGAGAAAAGCTGGCAGTGGCATAAGATCAACAGATGATTTTGATACCGGAACACAGTTCCAATCAACAGAAGAGCCAGAACTTCAACGACTGATGAGTTCAGGAGAGGAAGTTTCCGATGTTTTATCAAGCAATCTCACAGATCAGTCCAAGTCCAAGTCTCCTGGTCCATACTACAATGAATCAGCAAATTCAAAATTTGCAGTTTTAAATCCAAAGTCGTCTTTACAGTCACCAATTCCTGCCTTACGACGGTCACAGGCAAAGATGGAGAGATCTGCTCCCATGTCTCCAAGTAGAACTCCTCGCTCACCTTCACCTGGACTCACAAACAGTTCCAAATTTCCTACTCCCAGACCAAGAAAATTAGCAAGAGAGAGGAGAATGGACTTCAAGCAAGAATCTATACATACGGAATCTGTCAGTTCATATTTTCCTTCTGATGGCGACGAGGCGGGGACAGATGATGATGCACCAAGCCGTCTCTCCACTCCGGACATCAATGTGAAAAGATATAATATACCTTCTACTAAACTGGGATATACAATTTATTAG